A stretch of Lathyrus oleraceus cultivar Zhongwan6 chromosome 6, CAAS_Psat_ZW6_1.0, whole genome shotgun sequence DNA encodes these proteins:
- the LOC127094106 gene encoding uncharacterized protein LOC127094106: protein MPSYTKFLKEILSNKKKLVDDETVALTAECSAIIQNNMTPKLKDPSSFSIPCVICKFVIDKALCDLGTTVSLIPFSICAKLKLGDLRPTRMSLQLEDCSVK from the coding sequence ATGCCCTCATATACTAAGTTCCTAAAAGAGATCTTGTCGAATAAGAAGAAACTTGTAGATGACGAGACTGTGGCACTCACTGCAGAGTGTAGTGCCATTATCCAAAACAACATGACACCTAAATTGAAAGACCCTAGTAGTTTTTCTATTCCTTGTGTAATATGCAAGTTTGTCATCGATAAGGCATTATGTGATCTCGGAACTACTGTCAGTCTAATTCCTTTTTCCATTTGCGCAAAACTTAAGTTAGGAGACTTGAGACCTACTAGGATGTCCCTTCAATTGGAAGATTGTTCAGTTAAGTAG